One Eurosta solidaginis isolate ZX-2024a chromosome 1, ASM4086904v1, whole genome shotgun sequence genomic window, TTCTTTCAAcataaaaatcagttagattgaggTGAAGCCTGTAATTTTCACAGAATATGGTTAACCTTCGACCAAAAATTCctattctgttgaaatgactaaacaaatttgtattCTTATCAAATAACTCCTTTGACTTAGCTATTATGGTACCAATTTTACTTAAACTTTGTTGATTCAAGAATAACAAACCCGTTCTAGTTAGTTTACTAGCGGCATATACATATTTCGGTGTACAAATCACTTGAAAACATCAGAAAGTCGAGGCTTTGAGGGTATTCAAGCGAAACTTTCTGGGAAATAATTATGATCTTGAAATACTTGCGATTGACGAAGAAGATTTAACATTAACATAGTTCAAAAAATCAAGACCCGCTGGCTGTTTTATCAGTGTACTAGACAGTTTCATACTCTAAGCAAATAATCATGTTTGGATGAAACCGTCGCTCAAAGCTGTTGCACATTCGAGCTATAACCTTGTCCTAAAGAACTCTCGTAGACACACATTCTGTCATAGGTTTTCTAACCTTACATTTTAAACCAGCTCTTCAGATCATATCTGATATCCCGCACATGTATCTAGCGGAATATGTATCAGCGGCACCGTCAGCCTTGCTCTAGAGATGGAGTACAAAAACCGTATGACACTCTAGCATATTAAACAATTGTGGGTTTCTTCTACGAAGCACAGATCGCTGGGCAACCACAGCATTTGCGGACAGCAACTTTATGCTAAACATTCCTAGCGGATATGATTGGCTGCAGTCGGATCCGTGCTTCGCTGTTGATTCAAAAGATATATTCAAAAGACCGAAATCTTTCTTTTCAGACTAGCTGATTATTGTAGTGTTTTCCAGGAAGAAGTATTGGTTATGATGCAAAGCTCCGTTTTGATAGAAGATCACACTATCGGCAAAGAAAACATTGTTTTTAGCGACAGCCAAGCGGTTGTCAAATTCCATGGCATTTGCtcattcaattctgaactaaAACTAAACTAAGCCTTCAGAAGATGACCCCACAGAACCTCATCTCACAAGGGATCAGTACAATAGGGAATTTAGGGAAACTGTGTTACAGATGAACTTGCAAGGTAGGACACAACAAAGCCGACTCTTCCTGAGAAACAACGCTTAGTTATATTCTTGCTACATTTATAGACATATACCATCAGTAAACTATAGATGGATACAAACACCAGCGTGTGGGACATCTAAGCAAATCTAGTCAGCATTTGATCTTAAGAGATCCCGACCACTTCACACCTTAAGTAGGgatagaattttaaaatttttaaggaGTACTAACTAGGCACTGCTGCTAGGCAACGCTGCCTGTGATCTCCCTTTCAAGGTAATCTACACCAGGTTATGGAGTACGGCATCAAACACTTGGCAGCCTTTACAAGGTCCTTCAACTACTTCCATTAGTAGAGCTAATGTTGTATTTTTATGGTATTAAAAACCTGACACCAGGCCCCTCGAGAGGGGGgggcccagcgggttagggggtcagaatattcccgcggtaggtatgcctgtcgtaagaggcgactaaaataccagatacaaggggctgtgtagcgcaacccttcaggttgccagcgcaatatatagcttctcgaaacccaattgtcaacctcacctatccgcggcgaatcctgtttgactaacagacgaggctctggcgactccaagctcctcatggaacttgggggtggggagggaggggatggcctgaaggtttaatgtggccacataaatcgttcccgagatggtcgggctagcacctaatggtgctgtggtaccggagcgtaccggatctgtatccggcaaaggaccattacatcgatagcactccccaaagccttcggggagcaaccttatcgctacaacaacaacaacaacagaggggGGGACTGAGGGGGTCATTTACCccgggcccgggctttggaggggcccgggaatctcaaaatgctatccaagctttttgcttacagaaagtAAACAAACCATACCTTTAATCACCTTTCTTAGATAATAacctttttaattttcaaaaaattgtataaatctcTTAACGGgtctgcaccccgcataaggCGTTGTTGGTTTTTGGCGTCGGCTTTGTAGCATAAAGTTGTATTCATTTTCTGTTGCAGCAGAAGAATTCGGTATGATGCATATTCTtatacagcgatatacatgtattcATATAAATGTGTAAAATATGGTAATTTTGATGTTGagattttgttcattttagttTGGGGGCGCGTATTTTttgcccccgggcccggattttctctcggcggccctgccTGACACTGTTCTTTGTGTGtaacttcaacctaacctaaaaacctaaaaatattcaaatattcttGCGAATTTTATGCTCACCTTGTCGCCAACTTCAATGTTTGAATTTTACTCAGCTTATCACTCGGCAGGGTCGGTATGATTTGTTGCAACGCTTTAAAGGCATCATTCAAACTTTGTGTACGTTGACGCTCACGCACATTAGCCATAACGCGTTGATTATGAAACTCTTCAGTATCTTCTGAACGACTCGATTTTCGCCGCGTACGTCGTCTTGGTTTACGAAACGCTTTTGAAGCATCATTTTCATCGGAAATCGAATCAGCATTTAAATGATCAATAAGATCGTCATTATGTGCGCTATAATCGAAATGTGTATCGCTACCGACATTATCAATTAGGCGACCAAATTCAATATTAGTATCATCACGATCAGAATTAGAACAATTCGTGCTCGTTGTACTTTTTATATCATTGACAAAATCATATTGATCTAAACTTTTTGGTATAACTTCGATGGTGGCGGGATGAGTTTGTTGATTATGATTTGTGAGATTTTTAACATTTTCATGATTAGTAGGGAAAATGTTGTGATGTGAGGTTTGTGTATTTATTGTTGGTGAAGTGCTGTGTGACAGTTGgcgctcatgttgttgttgttgttgttgttgatatgtATACTTAAAGTTATCCTCACTGTTGTCGCACATTTCTTGTGAAGAataatcaaattgtgaattatttgTGCTGCTATCTGTGCTATCCGTATGATTGGTAGGTGGACTTATGTTAGAGTTGACATCTGCAACTGTTGTTGGTAGATATTCTAAAACAAATCTTTGTTGTTCCTCTTGTTGTATGTAAtgggttggttgttgttgttgttgttgttgctgctgctgctcaaTTGTTATATGCAAATGACGTTTCTTAGCTTCAGGCAACATATCATGCGCTGCGCTTTCGTACTCGCGATTTCTTTTATTAGCGCCACCATTTAATTGTGTTGTTAAATTATTACATGTGTTTTgtatattattataattattatttaattctTTTGTTGTATTAGTATTACTTGAATTTATATGAATATTCGAAGCGGAAGTGTTTGGCTCAATCGTTGGCGCAAACGCAGTTGCGCTTGAATTTGTGTTCGTATTGCTACCGCGCATGCTAACGGTGCTTGGTATATCCTGTCGCGAAATTGTATAGTCCATTTGCTCTGGTTCTGCGTCATTATACACAAACTGCGCTGCAGCAGACTCCACTAAACCCCGCTGCGTATGTGGCGCATGCGTTAGGCTGTGTAGCAGCGTTGTGTCACTCAAGTTCTGTGCAGAGTTTTGATGATAAAAGTTGGTGGAGAGATGCGtctgatgatgttgttgttgttgttgttgctgttgcataTGTATGGAATGCAAATATTCATAAGCTGGTGGCtccattttaattaatttaataacatTATCCGTCATATTTGTTGCATGCGTTAATTGTTTATAACTAATGTCAAGTAAGACTTTTGGTGAACCCGCACGTATTGACATATTCACgcaattaaataagaaaaaaaaaaacttctataaaaaacaaatgcactttttgcaattttttcacatttatggcaatatttaaaattttttctatccGCACGTTTCCCTCAATTTATATGCGTCACCTTAATCGTCGAATGTACACAAGTAAACTAAATGCCTCCGCCCTGCAACAAATCTCAAAATAGCACACACAGCTTCCTTCTTCACTGTCATTACTTTTTGTTTGCCATGTTtacattgttgttgctgttgtttccaCAAAAAAGAAAATACATTTGTGCGATCATGCTATGAAAGAGACAACTATAGTCTAAAGGAAATTAACGTCATAAAAAATCCCAATTTCCTTTCATTGAACAATACAtaccagggatgataaatggattttttcattttgtaccaaacgaggaaaaaaatgtaccaaatcatccaaaaatgtactaAAAGTTTTCGGAtgcgaatttgaaccaaactagagttttattctattttttatacaaaaacagtttttagtcaggaaactctttgagttctttaaatacctcagttgacaaaaagctttttttcgtatctatattatgacaactattgTTAGCTGATTTCATAGAGTCTTTAGTTTTTAATAAATGCGatactgtgtttatttgaagtatatttctgcacttagttttaattaaattttgtatagaaaatatcctttctacatTTGTGGATGAATTGGGAATCGACAATACACCTTGAACTATTccataaatattggaaaacatttacGCGTTTAATTCATTTTTAGCTGATCTTAATTCTGCCCAAAAGccgcatatatttaaattcttgaattgtTTAAGGTCTTCATTCTCTGCTAAAACTCTAAATTCGGAATTAG contains:
- the twi gene encoding protein twist; translated protein: MSIRAGSPKVLLDISYKQLTHATNMTDNVIKLIKMEPPAYEYLHSIHMQQQQQQQQHHQTHLSTNFYHQNSAQNLSDTTLLHSLTHAPHTQRGLVESAAAQFVYNDAEPEQMDYTISRQDIPSTVSMRGSNTNTNSSATAFAPTIEPNTSASNIHINSSNTNTTKELNNNYNNIQNTCNNLTTQLNGGANKRNREYESAAHDMLPEAKKRHLHITIEQQQQQQQQQQPTHYIQQEEQQRFVLEYLPTTVADVNSNISPPTNHTDSTDSSTNNSQFDYSSQEMCDNSEDNFKYTYQQQQQQQHERQLSHSTSPTINTQTSHHNIFPTNHENVKNLTNHNQQTHPATIEVIPKSLDQYDFVNDIKSTTSTNCSNSDRDDTNIEFGRLIDNVGSDTHFDYSAHNDDLIDHLNADSISDENDASKAFRKPRRRTRRKSSRSEDTEEFHNQRVMANVRERQRTQSLNDAFKALQQIIPTLPSDKLSKIQTLKLATRYIEFLCRVLSTSEINLLKSMESKGILSSNGLPIGTASLLNAATGGATDDELKDLRRASGAAMIPPEKLSYLFGVWRMEGEAQGKT